One window of the Rhizobiaceae bacterium genome contains the following:
- a CDS encoding 3-deoxy-7-phosphoheptulonate synthase class II — protein sequence MTKWSPDSWRSKPIQQVPSYPDAAALAATEKQLATYPPLVFAGEARKLKKQLASVAEGEAFLLQGGDCAESFAEHGADNIRDFFRVFLQMSVVLTFAGSQPVVKVGRVAGQFAKPRSADIETKNGASLPSYRGDIINGIDFDEKSRIPDPARQEMAYRQSAATLNLLRAFAQGGYASLENVHRWMLGFVSDSPQAEKYESLAKRITETMDFMRAIGITSETNYSLRETDFYTSHEALLLGYEEALTRVDSTSGDWYATSGHMIWIGDRTRQPDHAHVEYCRGIRNPLGLKCGPSLTPDGLLQLIDLLNPENEAGRLTLIARFGYDKVEEHLPKLIRAVEKEGRKVVWSCDPMHGNTITAAGYKTRPFERILREVQSFFDVHRAEGTHPGGIHVEMTGKNVTECTGGARAITAEELQDRYHTHCDPRLNADQAIELAFLVSDLLKKSHVSQPRKQVVNG from the coding sequence ATGACGAAATGGTCGCCGGACTCGTGGAGAAGCAAGCCGATCCAGCAGGTGCCGTCCTATCCGGATGCCGCCGCCCTTGCCGCGACTGAAAAACAGCTTGCGACCTATCCGCCGCTGGTCTTCGCCGGTGAGGCACGCAAGCTGAAGAAGCAACTCGCCTCGGTTGCCGAAGGCGAGGCATTTCTGCTGCAGGGCGGCGACTGCGCCGAGAGCTTTGCGGAGCACGGCGCGGACAACATCCGCGACTTCTTCCGCGTCTTCCTGCAGATGTCGGTCGTGCTCACTTTCGCCGGTTCGCAGCCGGTGGTGAAGGTCGGCCGCGTTGCCGGCCAGTTCGCCAAGCCGCGCTCGGCCGATATCGAGACCAAGAACGGCGCTTCGCTGCCCAGCTATCGCGGCGACATCATCAACGGCATCGACTTCGACGAGAAGTCGCGTATACCAGACCCGGCGCGCCAGGAAATGGCCTATCGCCAGTCCGCAGCCACGCTGAACCTGCTTCGCGCGTTCGCGCAGGGCGGCTATGCGAGCCTCGAAAACGTCCATCGCTGGATGCTCGGCTTCGTTTCCGACAGCCCGCAGGCGGAAAAATACGAGTCCCTCGCCAAGCGCATCACCGAGACGATGGACTTCATGCGGGCCATCGGCATCACCTCGGAAACCAACTATTCGCTGCGCGAGACCGACTTCTATACCAGCCATGAGGCGTTGCTGCTCGGCTACGAGGAGGCGTTGACCCGCGTCGACTCGACTTCCGGCGACTGGTACGCCACGTCCGGTCATATGATCTGGATCGGCGACCGCACGCGTCAGCCCGACCATGCCCATGTGGAATACTGCCGCGGCATCCGGAATCCGCTCGGCCTGAAATGCGGCCCGTCTCTGACGCCGGACGGCCTGCTCCAGCTGATCGACCTGCTCAACCCGGAAAACGAAGCCGGCCGCCTGACGCTGATTGCGCGCTTCGGCTACGACAAGGTGGAGGAGCATCTGCCCAAGCTCATCCGCGCGGTGGAGAAGGAAGGCCGCAAGGTCGTCTGGTCCTGCGACCCGATGCACGGCAACACGATCACCGCCGCCGGCTACAAGACCCGGCCCTTCGAGCGCATCCTGCGCGAGGTCCAGTCATTCTTCGACGTGCACCGCGCCGAGGGCACGCATCCCGGCGGCATTCATGTCGAGATGACCGGCAAGAATGTGACCGAATGCACCGGCGGGGCCCGGGCCATCACGGCCGAGGAATTGCAGGACCGCTACCACACCCATTGCGATCCGCGCCTCAATGCGGATCAGGCGATCGAACTGGCGTTCCTCGTTTCCGATCTGTTGAAGAAGAGCCACGTCTCGCAGCCGCGCAAGCAGGTCGTGAACGGCTGA
- a CDS encoding YvcK family protein gives MARTPHIVLFSGGTACRNINIALSRMGVRLTRIVPAWDSGGSSRVLREAFGMLPVGDVRQALMTMAHGEGRAGDIVKICNARLSDTLGNDDARSELDYYVTGAHPLIARMAPQMRDVILGYLRLFLKRVPGDFDFRNGSIGNFILTGAFFAHGCDIDTAILKFRELCSIEGNVWPASVQADVQLAATLRDGRRLERQHLVTRMNEADSGIGVADIELTSGDGVIEPNARALEALHAADMIVFGPGSFYTSILPHLLVDRVSRTVRANDAAPKIFVGNILECPETRGMDLAEQMEIFLRAAGAGPGLLTHVVSNTELFPFDKTVGRSRYLRHGELDAFCRRHGLIHMSGDLEDAWTRGEHDGRAVADLLLGIIRHRPAPPVSSNSAT, from the coding sequence ATGGCGCGCACGCCGCACATCGTGCTCTTTTCAGGCGGCACCGCCTGCCGGAACATAAACATCGCTCTGTCACGCATGGGTGTGCGGCTGACGCGCATCGTGCCGGCCTGGGACAGCGGAGGCAGTTCGAGGGTATTGCGCGAGGCTTTCGGCATGCTGCCGGTGGGCGATGTGCGCCAGGCGCTGATGACCATGGCGCATGGCGAGGGCAGGGCAGGCGACATCGTGAAGATCTGCAATGCGCGCCTGTCCGACACGCTCGGCAATGACGATGCGAGGTCGGAACTGGACTACTACGTCACGGGGGCGCACCCGCTCATTGCGCGGATGGCGCCGCAGATGAGGGACGTGATCCTTGGCTACCTCAGGCTATTCCTGAAGCGCGTTCCCGGCGATTTCGACTTTCGCAACGGTAGCATAGGCAACTTCATCCTGACCGGAGCATTCTTCGCTCACGGTTGCGACATCGACACTGCAATCCTGAAATTTCGGGAACTCTGTTCGATCGAGGGAAACGTCTGGCCGGCCTCCGTTCAGGCCGACGTTCAACTGGCCGCAACGCTTCGCGATGGACGGCGGCTCGAACGCCAGCATCTCGTCACCAGGATGAACGAAGCCGATTCCGGGATCGGTGTCGCGGACATCGAGCTGACCTCGGGCGATGGTGTCATCGAGCCGAACGCCCGCGCGCTGGAGGCCCTGCATGCTGCGGATATGATCGTCTTCGGCCCCGGCAGTTTTTATACGAGCATCCTGCCCCACCTTCTTGTGGATCGCGTTTCGCGGACGGTCAGAGCGAATGACGCGGCGCCAAAAATATTCGTCGGCAATATCCTCGAATGCCCTGAAACGCGGGGTATGGATCTGGCGGAACAGATGGAAATTTTCCTGCGCGCGGCGGGTGCCGGCCCCGGTTTGCTGACCCACGTCGTTAGCAACACCGAACTGTTTCCCTTCGACAAGACCGTCGGCAGGTCCCGTTACCTGCGGCATGGGGAACTCGACGCCTTCTGCCGTCGCCACGGCCTGATCCATATGTCCGGGGATCTGGAGGACGCGTGGACACGCGGGGAGCACGATGGACGCGCTGTCGCCGATCTCCTGCTCGGCATCATTCGGCACCGTCCCGCGCCGCCGGTTTCGTCCAACAGCGCGACATGA
- the rpiA gene encoding ribose-5-phosphate isomerase RpiA — MDATALKIEAAKVALSYVEDDMRLGIGTGSTANEFVKLLAERVAAGLKVIGVPTSERTASLCLQLGVPLATLDEIPRLDLTIDGADEIGPELSLIKGGGGALLREKIVAAASRRMIVIADKTKVVETLGRFPLPIEINPFGRRSTELAVGDIASRLGLSGVVKLRMTRDAPFVTDGGHYILDASFGRIPDTRALSDALHAVPGVVEHGLFLGLAHTAIIAGSDRVKSLHATPHQGV, encoded by the coding sequence ATGGATGCCACAGCGCTGAAGATCGAAGCCGCGAAGGTTGCGCTGAGCTATGTCGAAGACGACATGCGCCTCGGCATCGGCACCGGTTCCACCGCGAACGAGTTCGTGAAGCTGCTGGCCGAGCGCGTTGCAGCGGGCCTCAAGGTGATCGGCGTGCCAACGTCCGAACGCACGGCATCCCTTTGCCTCCAGCTCGGCGTTCCCCTGGCGACACTCGATGAAATTCCGAGGCTGGACCTCACCATAGACGGCGCCGACGAGATCGGCCCCGAGCTTTCGCTGATTAAGGGTGGAGGCGGCGCGCTGCTGCGCGAGAAGATCGTGGCCGCCGCATCCCGCCGCATGATCGTCATCGCCGACAAGACCAAGGTCGTCGAGACGCTCGGCCGTTTTCCGCTGCCGATCGAGATCAACCCGTTCGGCCGGCGTTCCACCGAACTCGCCGTCGGAGACATTGCGTCGCGGCTCGGTCTCTCTGGCGTCGTCAAGTTGAGGATGACGCGCGACGCGCCGTTTGTTACAGATGGCGGGCACTACATCCTCGATGCATCTTTTGGCCGCATTCCGGATACAAGAGCGCTGTCGGATGCTCTTCATGCCGTTCCCGGCGTTGTCGAACATGGTCTGTTCCTCGGCCTCGCCCATACGGCGATCATTGCCGGCAGCGACCGCGTCAAAAGCTTGCACGCAACCCCGCATCAGGGAGTTTGA
- a CDS encoding GGDEF domain-containing protein, which produces MQAASVQGERTADVVATIVATMRQMGVAGFPRNYEIFYEALTGSNPELAMDLVSLSKRPTQSELDELGQKYFGQNHGHRIVEQAREIIAHELEDIAKLLRTEKSSLERYGEILSETSNGLANPRVVTREIVAKIASVMAVATETTLDQGRQLANSLGEKTIELESVKSKLEEYKKLADTDALTQVLNRRAFDKQIAAVYNDQKSVMFGSLILADIDRFKEVNDRFGHPVGDKIIQAVAGILQSSLRGKTFVARTGGEEFAIVVDGVSEDAVMGIAERLRNAVAQTPFIHPHTGTGFGQITVSLGVCMASEAEGPDDLYTKADRALYRSKVTGRNRVTAHSMLIAANAGASKNWMLYKSE; this is translated from the coding sequence ATGCAGGCTGCCAGCGTCCAAGGTGAACGGACGGCAGACGTTGTGGCGACGATCGTCGCCACGATGCGGCAAATGGGCGTGGCCGGCTTTCCCCGAAACTACGAGATCTTCTACGAGGCGCTGACAGGTTCGAATCCCGAACTGGCCATGGATCTCGTCTCGCTCAGCAAGCGCCCTACCCAGTCCGAACTGGACGAACTCGGCCAGAAATATTTTGGACAGAACCACGGGCACCGCATCGTCGAGCAGGCGCGCGAGATCATCGCGCATGAGCTCGAAGACATCGCGAAACTGCTGCGAACCGAGAAAAGTAGCCTGGAGCGCTACGGCGAAATCCTCAGCGAGACCTCAAACGGCCTGGCAAATCCGCGCGTCGTCACGCGGGAGATCGTGGCGAAAATCGCATCCGTCATGGCGGTCGCCACCGAGACCACGCTGGATCAGGGGCGGCAGCTTGCAAATTCGCTTGGCGAGAAGACGATCGAACTCGAAAGCGTCAAGTCGAAGCTCGAGGAATACAAGAAACTCGCCGATACAGACGCGCTGACGCAGGTTCTCAATCGGCGTGCCTTCGACAAGCAGATCGCGGCCGTCTACAACGATCAGAAGTCCGTGATGTTCGGCTCCCTGATCCTGGCCGACATCGACCGCTTCAAGGAAGTCAACGATCGTTTCGGCCATCCCGTCGGCGACAAGATCATCCAGGCCGTGGCCGGCATCCTGCAGTCGAGCCTTCGCGGCAAGACATTCGTCGCGCGCACCGGAGGCGAGGAATTCGCAATCGTGGTGGACGGGGTCAGCGAGGATGCCGTGATGGGCATCGCGGAACGCCTGCGCAATGCCGTGGCCCAGACGCCGTTCATCCACCCGCATACGGGAACCGGCTTCGGCCAGATCACGGTTTCGCTCGGTGTCTGCATGGCATCGGAAGCCGAAGGCCCGGACGATCTCTACACCAAGGCCGATCGCGCGCTCTATCGCTCGAAGGTGACCGGGCGCAACCGCGTCACCGCGCATTCGATGCTGATCGCGGCGAATGCGGGCGCCAGCAAGAACTGGATGCTCTACAAGTCCGAATGA
- a CDS encoding DUF2059 domain-containing protein: MTFALRVRRCSAAIAAVAMLAIASPSIAQEISEAHLKAARAAVDAINATDFYDDILPNAASALKRELIQKNPDLTGDITTIVDSKALELASRRSDLERESAMAFARVLSEDDLNAIATFYNSPAGLNLLKQGPIATREVAKAAEIWQNGIARDLAEAVAKEMQTKVAQPVEGPGLTGAAVPGDPAKPAEGTTSNN; the protein is encoded by the coding sequence ATGACCTTTGCCCTTCGCGTTCGCCGCTGCTCGGCCGCAATCGCCGCCGTTGCAATGTTGGCAATCGCGTCTCCCTCCATCGCGCAGGAGATTTCCGAAGCGCATCTGAAGGCCGCCCGCGCCGCGGTCGATGCGATCAACGCGACCGACTTCTACGACGATATCCTGCCGAATGCGGCGTCTGCCCTGAAACGGGAGCTGATCCAGAAGAATCCGGATCTCACGGGCGACATCACCACGATCGTCGACTCGAAGGCGCTGGAGCTTGCCAGCCGCCGATCCGATCTCGAGCGCGAATCCGCAATGGCCTTTGCGCGCGTGCTTTCGGAAGACGACCTCAACGCCATCGCGACCTTCTACAATTCGCCGGCTGGTCTCAACCTGCTCAAGCAGGGTCCGATCGCGACGCGCGAGGTCGCGAAAGCCGCCGAGATCTGGCAGAATGGCATTGCGCGTGATCTTGCGGAAGCGGTCGCCAAGGAAATGCAGACCAAAGTGGCGCAGCCGGTGGAAGGCCCTGGGCTCACCGGCGCCGCCGTTCCCGGCGATCCGGCAAAGCCGGCCGAAGGAACGACGTCCAACAACTGA
- the gor gene encoding glutathione-disulfide reductase — MAQYDYDLFVIGGGSGGVRAARLTAALGKRVAIAEEYRFGGTCVIRGCVPKKLFVYASQFPEHFEDAAGYGWTVPQASFDWPTLIANKDREIARLEGFYQAGVERNGGTTFRSRAMLVDAHTIRIESENRTVTADQILIATGGRPNPHVALPGHEHCIFSNEAFDLPELPKSIVIAGGGYIAVEFANIFHGLGVKTDLVYRGKAILSGFDMDLRHHLQKTMSEKGITIHCESIFDRIEKRPDGRLAAHIKDGGTLLADQVMLALGRIPNTEGMGLEAAGVELGKVGEIVVDRYSRTNVGNIWAVGDVTNRVQLTPVAIHEAMCFVETAFKARPTAPDFDDVATAVFSQPEIGTVGLSEDDAATRFPELEIYRTDFRPMRNTLSGRTERALMKIVVDGATRRVLGVHIVGPDAGEMAQLLGIAVKAGLTKDDFDRTMAVHPTAAEELVTMYTPTYRVRDGQRVS, encoded by the coding sequence ATGGCACAATACGACTACGACCTCTTTGTCATCGGCGGCGGTTCCGGCGGCGTGCGCGCTGCGCGCCTGACGGCGGCGCTCGGCAAGCGCGTCGCGATCGCTGAGGAATACAGGTTCGGCGGCACCTGCGTCATTCGCGGCTGCGTTCCGAAGAAGCTGTTCGTCTACGCCTCGCAGTTTCCCGAGCATTTCGAGGACGCGGCCGGCTACGGCTGGACGGTTCCGCAGGCAAGCTTCGACTGGCCCACCCTGATTGCCAACAAGGACCGCGAGATCGCGCGGCTGGAGGGTTTTTATCAGGCCGGCGTCGAGCGCAATGGCGGCACGACCTTCAGGAGCCGGGCCATGCTGGTCGATGCGCATACGATCCGCATCGAGAGCGAGAACCGGACGGTCACCGCGGACCAGATCCTGATTGCCACCGGCGGTCGGCCCAATCCGCACGTCGCCCTGCCGGGACATGAACACTGCATTTTCTCCAACGAGGCCTTCGACCTCCCGGAATTGCCGAAATCGATCGTCATCGCCGGCGGCGGCTACATCGCCGTCGAATTCGCCAACATCTTCCACGGGCTCGGGGTCAAGACCGATCTCGTCTATCGCGGCAAGGCGATTCTGAGCGGTTTCGACATGGATCTGAGACACCATCTGCAGAAGACGATGTCGGAGAAAGGTATCACTATTCACTGTGAATCGATCTTCGACAGAATCGAGAAGCGGCCGGACGGACGACTTGCCGCTCATATCAAGGATGGCGGGACGCTTCTGGCCGATCAGGTGATGCTGGCGCTTGGTCGGATTCCCAACACCGAGGGCATGGGGCTGGAGGCGGCCGGCGTCGAACTCGGAAAGGTCGGCGAGATCGTGGTCGATCGCTACTCGCGCACCAATGTAGGGAACATCTGGGCCGTCGGGGACGTCACCAACCGCGTCCAGCTTACGCCCGTCGCGATTCACGAAGCCATGTGCTTCGTCGAGACCGCGTTCAAGGCAAGGCCGACGGCGCCGGACTTCGACGATGTCGCGACGGCGGTGTTCTCGCAGCCTGAAATCGGCACTGTTGGTTTGTCCGAGGACGATGCGGCAACCAGATTTCCCGAGCTGGAAATCTATCGCACCGACTTCCGCCCCATGCGCAACACCCTCTCCGGACGGACCGAGCGCGCTTTGATGAAGATCGTCGTCGACGGCGCGACGCGCCGCGTTCTCGGTGTCCACATTGTCGGGCCGGATGCCGGCGAGATGGCCCAGTTGCTGGGCATCGCCGTCAAGGCAGGCCTCACGAAGGACGATTTCGACCGCACCATGGCGGTGCATCCGACCGCTGCCGAAGAACTCGTGACGATGTACACGCCGACCTATCGGGTCCGTGACGGTCAGCGCGTAAGCTGA
- a CDS encoding L,D-transpeptidase family protein, with translation MTKTTRNGSMLVALLALSVVLAPAPAGAQNLFDILFGGPIKQKKQAGEFPPPPREGAAKRRPAAAPAKISSPIYYTYKAEALSKVDFSRLTSLPQTASFGPILTLSNFREATAGLSDFELFAEKDIGKAVVDYYAANPEFIWVTGFSANSRAQDALRTFGDAASHALVPAEYAVAVPAAGFAMDDTASRLQQLIRFELTMSARVLRYIRDAYSGRINPNLISGYHDFAPETLDMAGALKVLATTYDAREFMESFHPKLPEYQALRVELETLGASEENEIVVDPKLLLKPGESSAELPKMIALIAANGAEDLRIEFADVIAQHGTGEVYVPELVPLIKAAQKSVGLKSDGVIGPRTVSKLAGESKADRIAKLRYALEEIRWLPQELGATRVFINQPSFMASYFEDNLEKLTTRTVIGAPANQTSFFMDEIEQVDFNPYWGVPQSIIVNEMLPRLMRDPGYLDRAGYEVTDAKGKRVSSASVNWGAYGSKVPFGVRQSPSEANALGAVKILFPNKHAIYMHDTPQKQFFERDNRALSHGCIRLQDPRGMAAAVLGKSREYVDGKIAAGHSSEKVTRKIPVYVAYFTAWPTPNGAVEYFNDVYDRDSHLNTAMELTAAARAPAS, from the coding sequence ATGACCAAGACGACGCGCAACGGTTCGATGCTGGTCGCGCTGCTGGCATTGTCGGTCGTGCTGGCGCCGGCGCCGGCCGGCGCGCAAAACCTTTTCGACATCCTGTTCGGCGGTCCGATCAAGCAGAAGAAGCAGGCGGGAGAATTTCCGCCGCCGCCGCGCGAAGGCGCTGCCAAGCGGCGCCCGGCGGCGGCGCCGGCCAAAATCAGCTCTCCGATCTATTACACCTACAAAGCCGAAGCCTTGTCCAAGGTGGATTTTTCGCGATTGACCAGCCTGCCGCAGACGGCGTCCTTCGGGCCGATCCTGACCTTGTCGAACTTCCGGGAGGCGACGGCCGGGCTGTCGGACTTCGAGCTTTTTGCCGAGAAGGACATCGGAAAGGCGGTGGTGGATTATTATGCCGCCAACCCCGAATTCATCTGGGTGACCGGTTTCAGCGCCAACAGCCGCGCGCAGGATGCCCTGCGGACGTTCGGGGACGCGGCGAGCCACGCCCTGGTGCCGGCCGAATATGCCGTGGCGGTGCCGGCCGCCGGCTTCGCGATGGACGATACGGCAAGTCGGCTTCAGCAACTGATCCGGTTCGAGCTGACGATGTCCGCGCGGGTGCTGCGCTATATTCGCGACGCCTATAGCGGCCGTATCAATCCCAATCTGATTTCCGGATACCACGATTTTGCGCCTGAAACGCTGGACATGGCCGGCGCGTTGAAGGTGCTGGCCACCACCTACGACGCCCGTGAGTTTATGGAATCCTTCCATCCGAAACTGCCCGAATACCAGGCATTGCGCGTCGAACTGGAAACACTTGGCGCAAGCGAGGAGAACGAGATCGTCGTCGACCCGAAGCTGTTGCTGAAGCCCGGCGAGAGCAGCGCCGAGCTTCCCAAGATGATCGCCCTTATCGCGGCGAACGGCGCGGAGGACCTGCGCATCGAATTCGCCGATGTGATCGCGCAGCATGGAACGGGCGAGGTCTATGTTCCCGAACTCGTGCCTCTCATCAAGGCGGCGCAGAAGTCGGTAGGGCTGAAATCCGACGGCGTGATCGGGCCGCGCACCGTGTCGAAACTCGCCGGCGAATCGAAAGCCGATCGCATCGCCAAGCTTCGCTACGCCCTGGAGGAAATCCGCTGGCTGCCGCAGGAACTTGGCGCGACGCGGGTCTTCATCAACCAGCCGTCCTTCATGGCGAGCTACTTCGAGGATAATCTCGAGAAGCTGACCACGCGGACCGTCATCGGCGCGCCCGCCAATCAGACCAGCTTCTTCATGGACGAGATCGAACAGGTCGATTTCAACCCCTATTGGGGCGTTCCGCAGTCGATCATCGTCAACGAGATGCTGCCGCGCCTCATGCGCGATCCAGGCTATCTCGACCGCGCCGGCTATGAAGTGACGGACGCCAAGGGAAAGCGCGTCAGTTCCGCCTCGGTGAACTGGGGCGCTTACGGCAGCAAGGTTCCGTTCGGCGTCAGGCAGTCGCCGAGCGAGGCGAACGCGCTGGGGGCGGTCAAGATCCTGTTTCCGAACAAGCATGCGATCTACATGCACGATACCCCGCAAAAGCAGTTCTTCGAGCGGGACAACCGTGCCCTGAGCCACGGCTGCATCCGGCTTCAGGATCCGCGCGGCATGGCGGCCGCCGTGCTCGGCAAGTCGCGTGAATATGTCGATGGGAAAATCGCGGCGGGCCACTCATCCGAGAAGGTGACGCGCAAGATTCCCGTCTATGTCGCCTATTTCACCGCATGGCCGACGCCGAATGGGGCCGTCGAGTATTTCAACGACGTCTATGACCGGGACAGCCACCTGAATACGGCCATGGAACTCACCGCCGCCGCCCGCGCTCCCGCCAGCTAG
- a CDS encoding HAD-IA family hydrolase, translated as MTRPIAVFDLDGTLIDTAPDLLDSINHSLANGGIPPVASEGFNAFVSLGGMAMLEKAFARHNKPMTEEIKREFFRTFLEHYSAGIPGKSRPYPGVLAALDRLATAGFTLAICTNKHFATARSLIDALGMAPRFAAITGQDTFAFRKPDPRHLLETIALAMGDRARAVMVGDSRTDIDTAKAAGIPVIAVDFGYTALHVREFEPSVIISHYDSLTVELVNDLIASANR; from the coding sequence ATGACCAGACCCATCGCCGTCTTCGACCTCGACGGCACGCTGATCGACACCGCGCCGGATCTTCTCGACAGCATAAACCACAGCCTCGCCAATGGCGGCATCCCGCCGGTCGCGTCCGAGGGGTTTAACGCCTTCGTCAGCCTCGGCGGCATGGCGATGCTCGAAAAGGCCTTCGCCCGGCACAACAAGCCGATGACCGAAGAGATCAAGCGGGAGTTCTTCAGGACGTTCCTGGAGCATTATTCGGCGGGCATCCCGGGCAAGTCCAGGCCTTACCCGGGTGTCCTCGCGGCGCTGGACCGTCTTGCGACGGCGGGATTCACGCTCGCCATCTGCACCAACAAGCATTTCGCCACGGCCCGCAGCCTCATCGACGCGCTCGGCATGGCGCCGCGCTTCGCGGCGATCACAGGGCAGGACACCTTTGCTTTCCGGAAACCCGATCCGCGCCATCTGCTCGAAACCATCGCCCTCGCCATGGGCGACCGGGCGAGGGCGGTCATGGTGGGCGATTCCCGCACCGACATCGATACGGCGAAGGCTGCGGGCATTCCGGTGATCGCGGTGGACTTCGGCTACACCGCCCTTCACGTCCGCGAATTCGAGCCGTCCGTAATCATCTCGCACTATGATTCGCTGACTGTGGAACTCGTCAACGACCTGATCGCCTCGGCAAATCGCTGA
- a CDS encoding alpha/beta fold hydrolase, with protein MASFGLKVIRGAFGIGERMSPSISGWLAFELFCRTPSERQLTINERKAIAAASAFMREARQHRLQTLTDCVVVHEFRPEAAFRGTVLVMHGWRSRTEYMRSIIEGLRDAGFRVVSLDLPGHGGSRGRKLNMARAVDAARMVATWFGPFEAVVGHSFGGALAVNAVTGSIPGIAPVETEKLVLISAPESMPEVFEQYGRIVNVGPRSHRAISRRVQRVAGRPLEDFLGAKQLAGMERPTLVIHAPDDREVSAESAHRYAAAGSHVDLLWVDGAGHRRILGDPRTVDATVAFVSGLSTVASRH; from the coding sequence ATGGCATCATTTGGATTGAAGGTCATCCGCGGTGCTTTCGGCATCGGCGAACGAATGTCGCCCTCCATTTCCGGCTGGCTCGCCTTCGAACTGTTCTGCCGCACGCCGAGCGAGCGCCAGCTCACGATCAATGAAAGGAAGGCGATCGCGGCAGCGTCTGCCTTCATGCGGGAGGCGAGGCAGCATCGCCTGCAAACGCTAACCGACTGCGTCGTCGTACACGAGTTCCGGCCCGAAGCTGCGTTCCGTGGTACCGTGCTCGTCATGCACGGCTGGCGTTCGCGCACCGAATATATGCGTTCGATCATCGAAGGATTGCGCGATGCGGGCTTTCGGGTCGTTTCACTCGACCTTCCCGGACACGGCGGCTCGCGCGGCCGCAAGCTGAACATGGCGCGCGCGGTGGACGCCGCGCGGATGGTCGCTACATGGTTCGGACCATTCGAGGCGGTCGTCGGACATTCGTTCGGCGGCGCACTGGCGGTGAATGCGGTGACGGGGAGCATTCCCGGCATCGCGCCCGTGGAAACAGAAAAGCTGGTTCTCATCTCCGCGCCGGAATCGATGCCGGAGGTTTTCGAACAATACGGCCGCATCGTGAATGTCGGGCCAAGATCTCACCGCGCGATCTCGCGGCGCGTCCAGCGCGTCGCCGGCCGTCCGCTCGAGGATTTCCTCGGAGCGAAGCAGCTCGCCGGGATGGAAAGGCCGACCCTGGTGATCCATGCGCCGGATGACCGCGAAGTATCGGCTGAAAGCGCGCACCGCTATGCCGCCGCGGGGTCTCACGTCGATCTGTTGTGGGTCGACGGCGCCGGTCATCGCCGCATCCTCGGCGACCCGCGCACGGTTGACGCGACGGTGGCATTCGTGTCGGGATTGTCCACCGTCGCTTCGCGTCACTGA
- a CDS encoding MarR family transcriptional regulator, which produces MNNTQALPWDNPRFRNWIALVRAEKAVVRALTRALAPLDLKIGQLDVLMNLYRHPGMSQHDLARRLLVGRSNITMLLPQMEKQGVLRRESDAKDKRIMRLFLTGEGEALLMEALKVYNAIIERVMAHSSAAECDRMGEQMRRIEEMLGND; this is translated from the coding sequence ATGAACAATACGCAAGCTTTGCCGTGGGATAATCCGCGCTTCAGAAACTGGATCGCCCTCGTACGTGCGGAAAAGGCCGTGGTCCGGGCGCTTACCAGGGCGCTGGCGCCGCTCGATCTCAAGATCGGCCAGCTGGATGTGCTGATGAACCTCTATCGCCACCCCGGCATGTCGCAGCACGATCTCGCGCGGCGGCTCCTCGTCGGCCGGTCCAACATCACAATGCTGCTGCCGCAGATGGAGAAGCAGGGTGTCCTTCGCCGCGAGAGCGACGCCAAGGACAAGCGCATCATGCGCCTTTTCCTTACCGGAGAGGGCGAAGCGCTCCTCATGGAGGCATTGAAGGTCTACAATGCGATTATCGAGCGCGTGATGGCGCATTCGAGCGCCGCGGAATGCGACCGCATGGGCGAACAGATGCGGCGCATCGAGGAAATGCTCGGCAACGATTGA
- a CDS encoding DUF5990 family protein, with protein MAQSDQHFINLRIIIERPVVGVFHSLQAKDESPLDPKCSHEGEALLFDFQVRVGPGPKFFGDQVRREGPARRFVYIRVGQLAGDPSSPWSRRMKIDIHDIGNDLLDRAADGGGVIETTAIGTGKDGTPACATVRPTGWRIVER; from the coding sequence ATGGCACAGTCAGATCAGCACTTCATCAATTTGCGCATCATCATAGAGCGGCCAGTCGTCGGCGTGTTCCACAGCCTTCAGGCGAAGGATGAATCGCCGCTCGATCCGAAATGTTCGCATGAGGGCGAGGCGCTCCTGTTCGATTTTCAAGTTCGCGTGGGACCGGGGCCAAAATTCTTCGGCGATCAGGTGCGCCGGGAAGGTCCCGCGCGGAGATTTGTCTATATTCGCGTCGGCCAATTGGCCGGCGACCCCTCGTCGCCCTGGTCCCGCCGGATGAAGATCGACATTCACGACATTGGCAACGATCTGCTGGATCGTGCGGCCGACGGCGGAGGGGTCATCGAAACAACGGCCATTGGCACCGGAAAGGACGGCACTCCCGCCTGCGCCACGGTGCGGCCAACAGGCTGGCGTATCGTCGAGCGCTGA